A single genomic interval of Spinacia oleracea cultivar Varoflay chromosome 6, BTI_SOV_V1, whole genome shotgun sequence harbors:
- the LOC110802569 gene encoding uncharacterized protein: MAQNTQQHDTRNDVKRVNGVDLSGIQNQLQENAQQIATLTTLVSKIVASNESKARVCGICCNESHSTDKCPELQTEDVNAIGGYSGQRKYDPYSQTYNEGWKDHPNLRYGNRPQLPQSNQPRQYGQPNPPPQSGPSLEDLVKQLTNQIGQVHNQGVEYQKKIDTRLHHIDTQIGQICTSLSNLETQLSGKLPSQTIPNPNGHVKAVTLRSGKVLTEPKMKSREVEKEIEVNSKVGSRERVESEGTVKESEKENEGESKTESDSVVSRFKDWPPFPSRFAKAKKESLDNEILETFRKIEVNIPLLDAIKQVPRYANFLKELCTNKRHFRPSKKVSMGENISAIIQKKLPPKCKDPGMFCIPCKIGDSKFERCMLDLGASINVMPKSVYDTLNVGSLSKTDIVIQLADRSNTFPIGVLEDVLVQVNELVFPADFYVLDMGDRSDSVPLLLGRPFLKTSKTKIDVHEGNLTMEFDGEIIKFNIFDAMRYPSDINNVSFIDTFDAFDWMAQDVFDKWCDKLFENDVPDYMREISYSSVVAASDVVDVNEKSDFSFPLYVPKLIPSIVQAPILEIKPLPSNLKYVYLGANETLPVIISSSLNEFQEAKLLNVLKNYKEAIGWTLADIKGISPTLCMHRIFLE, translated from the coding sequence ATGGCTCAAAACACCCAACAACATGACACAAGAAATGATGTTAAAAGAGTAAATGGTGTTGATTTAAGTGGAATTCAGAATCAACTACAAGAAAATGCTCAACAAATTGCTACTTTAACGACTCTTGTGTCTAAAATTGTTGCTAGTAACGAGTCTAAAGCTAGAGTTTGTGGAATTTGTTGTAATGAGTCTCATTCTACTGATAAATGTCCTGAATTGCAAACTGAAGATGTGAATGCTATAGGTGGTTATTCTGGTCAAAGAAAATATGATCCTTACTCACAGACTTATAATGAAGGTTGGAAAGACCACCCTAATCTAAGGTATGGAAATAGACCACAACTTCCACAATCTAATCAACCAAGGCAATACGGTCAACCAAATCCACCACCCCAATCTGGTCCTTCACTAGAAGATTTAGTTAAACAACTAACAAATCAAATAGGACAAGTCCATAACCAGGGTGTTGagtatcaaaagaaaattgacaCGCGCCTTCATCATATAGACACTCAAATAGGTCAGATTTGCACTTCTCTAAGTAATCTTGAAACTCAACTTTCAGGTAAACTTCCATCACAAACAATCCCTAATCCCAATGGTCATGTTAAAGCCGTCACACTTAGGAGTGGTAAAGTGCTAACTGAACCTAAAATGAAAAGCCgtgaagttgaaaaagagataGAAGTCAATTCTAAAGTTGGATCAAGGGAAAGAGTGGAAAGTGAGGGTACTGTGAAGGAgagtgaaaaagaaaatgaagggGAGAGTAAAACTGAATCTGATTCTGTTGTTTCTCGTTTTAAAGATTGGCCTCCTTTCCCTTCTCGATTTGCTAAAGCTAAGAAAGAGAGTCTTGACAATGAAATTCTAGAAACTTTTAGGAAAATTGAAGTCAATATTCCCCTTCTTGATGCTATTAAACAGGTACCTCGTTATGCAAATTTTCTTAAGGAACTTTGTACTAACAAAAGGCATTTTCGTCCTTCTAAAAAGGTAAGTATGGGGGAAAATATTTCAGCTATTATCCAAAAGAAGCTTCCCCCTAAGTGTAAGGATCCTGGCATGTTTTGTATTCCTTGCAAAATTGGTGATTCTAAGTTTGAAAGGTGTATGCTAGATTTAGGAGCCTCCATTAATGTTATGCCAAAATCTGTTTATGATACTTTAAATGTGGGTTCTTTGTCTAAAACTGATATTGTTATTCAGTTAGCTGATAGATCAAACACATTTCCAATAGGAGTCTTAGAAGATGTacttgtgcaagtgaatgaatTGGTATTTCCTGCTGATTTTTATGTTCTTGATATGGGTGATAGAAGCGATAGTGTTCCACTGTTGTTAGGTAGACCATTCCTGAAAACTTCTAAGACTAAAATTGATGTTCATGAGGGTAATCTAACTATGGAATTTGATGGAGAAATTATTAAGTTTAATATTTTTGATGCTATGAGATACCCAAGTGATATCAATAATGTTAGTTTCATAGATACTTTTGATGCTTTTGATTGGATGGCTCAGGATGTATTTGATAAGTGGTGTGACAAACTGTttgaaaatgatgttcctgaTTATATGCGTGAAATTTCTTATTCTTCTGTTGTAGCCGCGTCTGATGTGGTTGATGTGAATGAAAAGTCTGATTTTTCTTTCCCTTTATATGTGCCTAAATTGATTCCTTCTATTGTTCAAGCACCTATTTTAGAGATAAAACCCTTGCCTTCTAATCTGAAATATGTTTATTTGGGGGCTAATGAGACATTGCCTGTGATTATTTCAAGctcattaaatgaatttcaagaagcaaagttgttgaatgtgcttaaaaattataaagaggcAATAGGATGGACTTTAGCAGACATAAAAGGCATTAGTCCCACCTTATGCATGCATAGAATATTTCTTGAATAG
- the LOC110802575 gene encoding uncharacterized protein gives MKNLEIMNKHRFGLYNSCNGFLLHMKLDKEYITPKYLIYNPLTKENFYFCEERCRIWGFFFHQLERDYKLLVYRFDKINQTCHYYMYGFNTKDKRKLGSFPYYPLLFNNHAVLVCGALFWLVAGLKTKECSKSIMMFDLKSENIHVMPHLGPTCTHSFYLENWKLHYQMVLLEIDGRLSLSNVCKETVEVWILEDLANWMWVKKYVVNLDIPFDHDACRHSHPVVLFQSGNLLLNWPARGPFWCNLSLNYLCKIKLDLNKVDSDFVFYATKYTSNFGSLRGSNIFYDSFKSCDIFPSCSTSL, from the coding sequence atGAAAAATTTGGAAATAATGAATAAACATCGGTTTGGACTTTATAATTCTTGCAATGGGTTTCTTCTCCACATGAAGTTAGATAAAGAATACATTACTCCAAAGTATCTGATTTACAATCCACTTACAAAAGAAAATTTTTACTTCTGCGAAGAAAGATGTAGGATTTGGGGATTCTTCTTTCATCAATTGGAAAGAGACTACAAGCTTCTAGTTTATCGTTTCGACAAAATTAATCAAACATGTCATTATTATATGTATGGTTTTAATACAAAGGATAAGAGAAAGTTAGGATCTTTTCCTTATTATCCTTTGTTGTTTAATAATCATGCTGTTCTAGTGTGTGGAGCTCTGTTTTGGTTGGTTGCGGgccttaaaacaaaggaatgtTCCAAATCTATAATGATGTTTGATTTGAAGTCGGAAAATATTCATGTCATGCCTCATCTAGGACCTACTTGTACACATAGCTTTTATCTCGAAAACTGGAAGCTACATTACCAAATGGTACTTTTGGAGATAGATGGGAGATTATCTTTGTCCAATGTATGTAAGGAGACTGTTGAAGTATGGATTCTGGAAGACCTTGCTAATTGGATGTGGGTAAAAAAGTATGTAGTAAACCTTGATATACCTTTTGACCATGATGCATGTCGTCATTCCCATCCGGTTGTGCTCTTCCAAAGTGGAAACCTTTTGTTAAATTGGCCTGCTAGAGGGCCGTTCTGGTGTAACCTAAGCTTGAACTATCTTTGTAAAATTAAATTAGATCTTAATAAAGTGGACAGTGATTTTGTTTTTTATGCTACCAAATACACCAGCAACTTTGGCTCCCTGAGAGGCTCCAACATATTTTACGATTCCTTTAAAAGTTGTGACATATTTCCTAGTTGCTCTACTAGTCTGTGA